The Pyrus communis chromosome 9, drPyrComm1.1, whole genome shotgun sequence genome has a segment encoding these proteins:
- the LOC137744274 gene encoding uncharacterized protein, which yields MAESNSSGFVQPTIPKFDGHYDHWAMLMENFLRSKEYWDLIENGISQVVTQGVENQGEAQSKLIEGQKLKDLKVKRAQLQALRRDFEILHMKEGETVDNLFARTLTIANKMKAHGETMSQTLINEKVLRSMTSKFDYVVCSIEESNDLDTMTIDELQSSLLVHEQRMNGHRGEEQVLKVTHEDNTSRGRGRWVFRGRGRGRGRQPFNKATIECFKCHKLGHFQYECPNWENGANYAQLDEGEELLLMSYVERNHAQREEVWFLDSGCSNHMSGNKEWFSDLDRQFRQTVKLGNNSRMAVVGKETFECK from the exons ATGGCAGAGAGCAATAGCAGTGGTTTTGTGCAGCCGACCATTCCCAAATTTGACGGACATTACGATCATTGGGCAATGTTGATGGAGAACTTTCTCCGTTCCAAGGAGTATTGGGATCTCATCGAGAATGGGATTTCACAGGTGGTGACACAAGGGGTTGAGAACCAGGGAGAAGCACAAAGCAAATTGATTGAGGGGCAGAAGCTGAAGGACTTAAAG GTGAAGAGGGCACAGTTGCAAGCACTTCGGAGGGACTTTGAGATTCTACACATGAAGGAGGGTGAGACTGTTGACAATCTATTTGCTCGTACTCTCACTATAGCCAACAAAATGAAGGCTCATGGTGAGACAATGAGCCAAACTCTTATCAATGAGAAGGTCTTGAGGTCTATGACTTCAAAATTTGATTATGTGGTTTGCTCCATTGAAGAATCAAATGATTTGGACACAATGACTATTGATGAGCTGCAGAGCAGTCTGCTAGTCCATGAACAAAGAATGAATGGCCATCGTGGAGAGGAGCAGGTTCTCAAGGTTACTCATGAAGACAACACTAGTAGAGGAAGAGGTCGATGGGTGTtcagaggaagaggaagaggtcgTGGCAGACAACCTTTCAACAAGGCTACTattgaatgctttaagtgtcaCAAATTAGGACACTTTCAGTATGAGTGTCCCAATTGGGAGAATGGAGCCAACTACGCTCAACTAGATGAAGGAGAAGAGCTGCTCTTAATGTCCTATGTAGAGCGTAACCATGCTCAGAGAGAAGAAGTCTGGTTCCTAGATTCAGGATGTAGTAATCATATGAGTGGGAATAAAGAATGGTTCTCAGATTTGGATCGTCAATTCAGGCAGACTGTGAAACTAGGCAACAACTCAAGGATGGCAGTTGTGGGAAAGGAAACGTTCGAATGCAAGTGA